The Osmerus eperlanus chromosome 1, fOsmEpe2.1, whole genome shotgun sequence genome includes the window GGCAGGCCAGAGGGTGCAACCAAATATTAGCCGCTACTCCGTTGCATCCATCATACGGACGTTCAGGAGAGAAAATAGGTAAGAAATACTAGGCCTACTATGACAGAAAAActgttgtatttttgtatttagagtATTTTCCAttgttctgtatttgtacattttgcagaactgaaagattaccccgGCGTGGTGGGAGGGAGCGTACCTTCTCAGATGCACAGGAAACAGCAATAGTCAACATGGTTATGGCAAATAACGCATTAACCATAAGACAAATAAGGAATACAATAATCAATGACCAAGTCACATTCCCCAACATTCTCACAGTTGGCCAGGCTACAGTGGACCGTGTTCTGAGGCGGAACGCACTAAGAATGAAGCAGATATACAGAGTGCCGTTCAACAGAAACTCTGACAGAGTCAAAGATTTGCGCCATGACTATGTGCAAGTAAGTCTTACTCTATATATTCTTACAGCTGATTGCGTCCTATTACTGTAGCACTGACACATTAGTGGACTATATTGTAATCCAATTCAATGTTACAGTATTTTCAAGTGTTTTACAAcaatgtgtaggcctatttctGATAACTACTGTAATATTGTCATGTTTGTTTCAGAGAGTTCTTGAGCTAGAGGCAGCTGAGGAGtcgaatacatttatttatattgatGAGGCTGGTTTCAACCTCTCCAAAACAAGGCGCAGGGGCAGAAACATCATTGGACAACGCGCCATTATCAATGTCCCTGGCCAGCGGGGAGGGAATATCACTCTGTGTGCTGCCATAAACCACAACGGCATCCTCCATCACCACTCAATCATTGGCCCCTACAACACTGCCCATCTCCTCATATTCCTGGACACACTCCACAACACACTTATTCCACCCGACCAAATAGTCCATGCAGAGCAGCCCAGGTATGTTGTtatctgggacaatgtaagtTTCCACCGGGCTGCTCTGATCCACAATTGGTTCACCAACCACCCACGGTTTTTGGTGCTTCCCctcccaccatactctccatttCTAAACGCAATAGAGGAGTTTTTTTCTGCCTGGAGATGGAAGGTATACGAACGCAATCCGCAGGCGCAGATGCCCCTGATACAGGCCATGGAGGAGGCATGTGGCAATATAGCCCCTGAGGCCTTTCAGGGCTGGATTCGCCACACCAGGTGTTACTTTCCCCGCTGTCTGGCCAGAGAGAACATagcctgtgatgttgatgagGTCCTCTGGCCAGACAGGATCCGAAGACAGGATGCAGCCTAATtattttgtcctccttttttacagtgtttcacagtatatatatttttattttacttttcttCTTTGTTGTTGACTGTACTGGCCTATTCTTTATTTCACTtttgaaacaaataaatatttttgttactgtatatttgtgtgttgtttcatattggagtaaaaacattttacagttaCATTTTACAGTATAACAATATGTACTAAGCCTAAGTAAGCCTATGGTATCACTGAACATGAAAAGGCAAAATGCTCCTGATAAGGCCTTCATACATGGTGTTTTCCCATTCATCGTAGTGTTTTCACTTGAGTACATCAGTGTTCAATCCATGCTTGAAAAGTCTACTCAAATAAtagtctgtgtttgttgtttgaaatcaaaatacaattttgaggtgacataacattgttttgaaaccaaagtagcattttgcaggagttatgaagtgttttgaattttgtgtgagtggttttggggtttgtgtttagagttttgagaaatcggggtaggctttcaaaaaatgtgtgttagcaattgataaaaactgtaaatgtacaaaggagctcatgaaagaagagctttaggttttgaataactgagTGTATATGAtatacacaaaaatgtaatataatggcaaaagtgtttgcaacatgagacaaatgtgtgcttttgagacgtgtttgtgatattttgaatgcagtgcaagagaagcgaggcattttgcattttgtgtgtgcagttgttggatttgtgtgttaagttttgaaaaaaaagaggacaagtaaaaaaatgtgtgtaagcatttgaaaaaaactgtaaattacCACATTTTAAATCTTTGTGAATTTTCTGCTTGGTTCTAAACTGAAAAGATTTAttattaaccctaaccctataatgTCATGACAATCATGACTGCACAACCTAACAATATCACACCAAGAATATATAAACAGCTTCTATTATGAATGGGATACTAGACTACATGCTACAAAATGCTGTCGTAATGGTGTTACACAGTAGTGCTACATTGATATAAAAAGTgttgagagtgtatgtgtgggagagagagagagggagaaagagagaaaaggaaagggagaaagagagggagagagagggagagagggaaagagagggagagagggaaagagagagagagggagaaagagtggaagggagagagagagggagagaaaaagagagagagggagggagaaggaaggatggatggcCTGTACCTCTACACCTGAAGCTCCGTGGGGACAGGGTGTGTCCCAGCTGTACCAGGGACGTGTCCCCACTGACTCCTGTACAGGTGTCTCGTTTCATCATCTTTGACATGGCTCTGTAAGAAGATCTCTGGAGACAGAGACTGTGAGAAACTATATTTAGGGATGAACACCCGATCTCTTATATGTCATGTAAAGCACATCACGctacacctgctcctccacagagGAGCCCAGAGAAAGACAGTAAGAAGGACACACTGGCTTAAGACAAAATCTTTAATTGAAGGGTTGTTCCTGCAGGGGTCTGATGGGAGTGTGACCCACTCCCTAGGCcacagccctaaccctaaccctgtgcaTGGAGCTGGCCTGGGCACTGAACactgccctaaccctaaccctgtgcaTGGAGCTGGCCTGGGCACTGAACactgccctaaccctaaccctgtgcaTGGAGCTGGCCTGGGCACTGAACactgccctaaccctaaccctgtgcaTGGAGCTGGCCTGGGCACTGAACACTGCAAGTTTCAAGAGTCATCTTTTCTCTTGGTAATTGGAAGGTCTTCACTGGTGTCTCAAATGAGTCATGTCATACATAACCTGAGAAAATACTGCCATCATCTGGCTAGGTGTCATGCGTGTTCTCATCGGTCCATGGAACAGCGGTTCATGGCTTCTCAGAGGAGATCAGTATGTAGGACTATACCATGTTGCCTGCATCCCAAAACATTTCCACCAACAGATATATTTAGTTAGAGATAAAATCTGAGTTTGGGACCCACAATTTCAGTTTGGCCATTCCCTGTCTTTTTTTGTAATCACGGAATATTCCTGCAAAAATACGAAACAAATTCCATTTGTCGACACGTTAATGGCTAGAAAAATACCAGATCCCGGCGAGTGGAACATCCAGCCAGCGCGAGGACAACTGGATGTTTCTCTGGGCTGCACCAGAAAAGCCCCGGCTCGCCTGCGTGACGCGCTCTCTCCCCAGGTCTCCCTGGGATCCGTGTTTTGCATCGTTCCCCTATTTGCATTTCTCAGTCAGATTTTCCGAGCGACGGTCCAGCCGCTCGAAACCAACGGGCGTATCACTGCTGTTCTACAAGCGACTTCATTTCCAAAGAAATACGCACGGAAACCGTTGGAAATTTTGAATAATGTTGCCGAATCTTGGCGAAGGGGGAAATTGAGGAAATTCTTTTTAATCGCGTTTTGTTGCGCATCAACGGAGACACGTGCCTTCGAGGTAAACAGAAAGGGCTCGCTAGATCGTGTCAGCACGTTTAATTTGTTTTCTCTGGTTTATTTACCACAAAAGGGCTAGACGTCAAGACATCTATTTGCCTTTGTGCGCCTTGGTAGTAAAGACGCCGTTGGAAATGTCGGAAGTGCTGCCTTTCAACGAAGAAAAAATGAGTCATTATGGAAATGAAGGCGACGAGGGACACCTTTCCTTCACCTGTCGCCTTCAAGACACCAACAACTTCTTCAGTGGCTCACAGAATGGCAAACGCCCGCCGAAACTTGGACAAATAGGCAGGAGCAAACGGGGTAACTAAATTGAGGCATTCACATGTTTTCATGATGGTATTTTCAATGTCTGTATGGACCATATGGATGTAGGACCACTCAGATGAAACCCTACACCTTCACATTGACACAGCCAACCAAAGCTAGGCGAAATGAAGCAAAAATCGATCCGTTTTTCTGATAATCTATGTCAACCATGGTTTACACGAATTCTATTCGCATTGCAACATAAGTTGAATGCGCAGTGCGTGCGTGCAATTGCCTTCAAATGCGAATGCTGACCAAGTCGTGCTGACTACCTCCCTGTAACACATGCATGGTTGCTGCGAATGAGTTAATGTCAATCTATGAATATGAAAAATGCAACCTATTATTGAGCGCCATACAATAgtttttgaagtgtgtgtgtgcgcaggctcacatgcatgtttgtgtgtgtcctgcatgaCTAATGACACATCTCAAAGAATTTACTCAAGAGTATTACAGATAACTGTTCTAAGGTTTGGTCCTTGTAcagaataccccccccccccccccacacacacacacacacacacacatacatacaacccCCTACACatacaactccacacacacaccccacacacacatacaccccccccacacacacacacactccctacacacatacgtcctccccacacacacaacacaaacacacacacataccccccagtacacacatatagcccccctcacacacacagggttatcATGGCATCCATTCTAAACACAGTATGAAAACTAACTTGCTAACTTGGCTCAGCTCCACATGATCTTTAACCCTAAACCTTTTCTCACAGTTGTGATCGAGGACGAGAACGTCGACGACACACAGAAAGATGTACCAGAGAAGACCCCTCCAGAGGCTTAAACCATGATCCCCCTCATACACACCCTTTCTTAAACCATGACTCccccatcctcacacacacacactttcttaaaccattacccccccccccccacccctccatctctcacacacactctccctgaaTAGACATTATAATTTTTTATTCGATATTAACAGTTTTAATCCAAAGACACTGTATATAAGCACTTTCATGCGGCAGCAAGCACTTCCAGACCTCCCGGTTGTGACGGTGGCCTGGTGGAGCAGATGGGAGGAGGTGGCGGAGGGATACCCGGGTGGCGGAGGGATACCCGGGTGGCGGAGGGATACCCGGGTGGCGGAGGGATACCCGGGTGGCGGAGGGATACCCGGGTGGGCGACTCAACCACACCGTCTCCAAACACCTCCAGAACACCTGAAGAACACAGAGGAAAGGGTTCCTGCAGTGGAGGGAAACTCAGCTACACATAGTCAGGAAGAGGATAGATAGAATATGAAACGTTCGATACTAAAGCACACACTATCAATCAAACCATGTTACCATGTTTTTCTGCCCTTGACTTTGACGAGTGCAATTCAATACGACATAACCAAGTTTGTAAATATTGAAACAGTAGCCCACATTTCCTTGCACAAGTGGAAAACAGCAAAATGGTTAGTCACAAGCCGTCTGTATAGAAGACAATATTTATTGATCCTTGGGATACATCTTTTTGCAGTACTCAAGGTCTGAGAgcgtgtgttttgtatgtggAGAATGAAAGTGGATTTTCCTTTTTTTACTTATGAATTTTGATGTTGCCTGAGTGTTCTGTTACCATCCTGTAGAGTGGTTTATATTCTGTACGACAGGATggtttatatactgtatgtcaggatggtttatatactgtatgtcaggATGGTAAGCTTCCAAGGCCCAGGCCTGGACTGAAACTGTATACACCCTGTTGATAAAACTATTTATATTGCATTGCATATTATCGTGTGTGCCAAATATCTTAGGGAGATATACCTGCAACTTGTTCTTTTGTGCTTTCTATACATTTACTGTACACTTTATTTGTTTGGGTGCATTGCCATTTTTCAGGGCTCTTTCTTAACACACTAAAGTACCAGCTCATGCATGGCAAAAAAAACCTACTGGGATCATGCATGCACAGCAAAGCGTTCTGAAAACCTTGTATACAGCTTTGAATGACTTCATACTGAGTACTGTACCTATTCACTGATTTGTACAGTAGCCTAATATCTTGTAATAAAGATTCTGAAGACGTTATTTTACAGTTTACAGTGTTCATTGTGGTCCGCACTGCAGGCTGATGTCTCCCAAATgctgagaaaaaaaacatgaaatggAAAGATAGTGAAGAATGGAAGGAAATCAGACTCCATGTGAATGATATAAACACCATCCTTGTTCCCCAGACTGTCAGCTTGTGTGTGACAGCAAGAGGGGGCGAGTCAGCAGGTTTCTCTGTGAGAAACATAAATTCCTGTTTCTACAAAGAAGGAACAAAAAACAATATGGCTGGAGGAATAAGGTTGTCATGACAGGATATCGAGTGGACAAAATGTACAAATTGGTGTTGGGTCTCGCCATAGAGTCCTCCATAGTTGATGTGAGGGCATGTATGCAGACCTGCATCTCTGACGTCTCACTCTTCAGGCCCGCAAAGCGTCTTCCATTTCCCTGTTCCAAAGGGAAAGGAGTCAAGGCATCTCCAGCTCCTGCTGTGAACCCTTTAAatctcagtccctctctcctctctttaacTTCGCTCTGCACCCTGACCTGCAGCGCTGCACCCTGATCTGCAGCGCTGCACCCTGACCTGCAGCGCTGCACCCTGATCTGCAGCGCTGCACCCTGACCTGCAGCTCTGCACCCTGATCTGCAGCTCTGCACCCTGACCTGCAGCGCTGCACCCTGACCTGCAGCGCTGCACCCTGACCTGCAGCTCTGCACCCTGACCTGCAGCCCAGGGTAGCATGATGAGACCTGACGTTCTGCTCGGCTCTGGAGACGAGGCTCTGTCAGCGTAAGCTCCGCCCACCGAGATACCAGGACTCACCGTAGTCCTCGTCCTGCTGTAGGCCACAGCAGCACATTCACCTGGGCTGGTTCAGCTTCTGTTCTCTCATCTCACCACTtgtgtctcctcttcctctcccctcctcttcttctcctctctcatctctcctgtcctctctcctcatctctcctgtcctctctcctctcttctcctctcttctctctcctcatctctcctgtcctctctcctcttctcctctctctcctgtcctctctcctctcttctcctctcttctctcctcatctctcctgtcctctctcctcttctcctctctcctctctcctcatctctcctgtcctctctcctcttctcctctccccccctcttcttctcctctctcctcatctcctgttctctcctgtcctctctcctctattctccttaCCTCTTTCCtcttatctcttcctctctcctctccagtcttGACAGACATGAAAGAGGCTGTCTGGGCTGGCTGCCATGGTAACGGATGCACCTTGTGTTCACCAGACGCTTCAGCGGAGCGCTGGCTTCTTGATACAATCTGGATCTTCCTGGAATGTTCTCCTTCTTCTGTCCTGTGTGTCGCTGTTAAacatcccccaccctctccccccacagttTCAGCACACCGCTATGagggagctggtggaagtgtcCCATACCTGGCATTCCTTCTTTCTGTAACAAGCCGTTCTCcccccatttacatttagtcatttagcagatgcttttatccagagcgacttacagtaagtacagggacattctccccgagacaagtagggtgaagtgccttgcccaaggacacaacgacatttggcacggccgggaatcaaactggcaaccttctgattactagcccaattccctaaccgctcagccacctgaccctccATGGCCCAcctcccccttcacctcctcatctttctcccccattcacccccccctcaaccctcccccttcacatccacctctctcttcagctCCACTGCCATTTACTCCCTGGTAAATAACTACCATCTATGACAGTGATCTACCAGTGAACAGCTCTAATGTCTCAAAGGAATGGAATGATTGAGCTTATTTAAAGGGTCGGGCTTTGCACTGAGATACTCTGCAATGGGAGGGCTTTAAAAAGAATCCATTGTTATCTGGGTGATTGTGTAGTTAATGGTTTGTGTTGGAGGACTCTGAGAAGAGTGCAATCACTGGGCTCTTGAGAGGGCTGGCAGGAGTGTGTATCAGTGTCGGGTTATGTAAGCTGTGACAGGTAGACaatctggggagagagagcgttgaGAGGCCAGTCTGACATGAGGGGAACCTCACTCTGGCAATGCCCTcggagagacacacaaacaatggtGTGACAGTCAGACTTTTCAATTGGAAACTCAAACACAGACCCTGATGCTCTGCTCACAAACTCAGACTACCTTTAAAACATCCCACTAAGCTGTCACCTGTGagccaacagacagacaggcattgcagacagacaggcgttGCTGACAGACAGGCGTTGCTGACAGACCGGcgttgcagacagacaggcattgcagacagacaggcgttGTTGACAGACAGGcgttgcagacagacaggcattgcagacagacaggcattgcAGACAAACAGGCGttgtagacagacagatgtaGGTGGTGAATcgtaaggccggagacgcttggtgtttgtccccggcttgggaaacccttcaattctggttagatgttcagggagataattgactcgttaatatctgactcaAATTTTTAGTaatgtgcacaagtgcgttacctataaccttgagcgctaaacagttaGTGGCATGAAACTGGCGTAGGTAAAAATCGTCTGATTGATCAGAGCACCGACCTTAAAGTATGCATACTCACTAATCAGTTGTTTATCTCtactataatatggatttaaCCACCAACCTAGCATGTAAACCGACGACTCAGAGGCTCCGGCATTTCCTTCGGAGCGTGGACATCCACTGTAAGTAactcagaggccttaagttaaaacctacttcaaaagtGTCTGTTTATAATCAGTATAGCCGCATCGACCCAACTAGATCAAGGTTTTCACCGCCGTGAGGGGTGAGGCATGGCGAGGTGGGGCATGGCGAGGTGGGGCATGGCGAGGTGGGGCATGGCGAGGTGGGGCATGGCGAGGTGAGGCATGGCGAGGTGGGGCATGGCGAGGTGGGGCATGGCGAGGTGAGGCATGGCGAGGTGAGGCATGGCGAGGTGAGGCATGGCGAGGTGGGGCATGGCGAGGTGGGGCATGGCGAGGTGGGGCATGGCGAGGTGAGGCATGGCGAGGTGGGGCATGGCGAGGTGGGGCATGGCGAGGTGAGGCATGGCGAGGTGGGGCATGGCGAGGTGAGGCATGGCGAGGTGGGGCATGGCGAGGTGAGGCATGGCGAGGTGGGGCATGGCGAGGTGGGGCATGGCGAGGTGAGGCATGGCGAGGTGAGGCATGGCGAGGTGAGGCATGGCGAGGTGGGGCATGGCGAGGTGGGGCATGGCGAGGTGAGGCATGGCGAGGTGAGGCATGGCGAGGTGAGGCATGGCGAGGTGGGGCATGGCGAGGTGGGGCATGGCGAGGTGAGGCATGGCGAGGTGGGGCATGGCGAGGTGGGGCATGGCGAGGTGAGGCATGGCGAGGTGGGGCATGGCGAGGTGAGGCATGGCGAGGTGAGGCATGGCGAGGTGGGGCATGGCGAGGTGAGGCATGGCGAGGTGGGGCATGGCGAGGTGGGGCATGGCGAGGTGAGGCATGGCGAGGTGGGGCATGGCGAGGTGAGGCATGGCGAGGTGGGGCATGGCGAGGTGGGGCATGGCGAGGTGGGGCATGGCGAGGTGGGGCATGGCGAGGTGGGGCATGGCGAGGTGAGGCATGGCGAGGTGGGGCATGGCGAGGTGGGGCATGGCGAGGTGAGGCATGGCGAGGTGGGGCATGGCGAGGTGGGGCATGGCGAGGTGGGGCATGGCGAGGTGGGGCATGGCGAGGTGGGGCATGGCGAGGTGAGGCATGGCGAGGTGGGGCATGGCGAGGTGGGGCATGCAAATAGCTGCATGTGAACAGATTTGCATATGAATgttggtgtctgtgtttgtctgcaggTTGCCTGTGTGCTAATCTGGAAAGTCTGGTTTGGACGGAAATTATACTGGGAATTGTTGCATATATACTAGCTACCTGGGAATAGTTACATATATACTGATACTCATACTAGCTACCAGTAATACTGATACTGATACTAGCTACCAGTAATACTGATACTGATACTAGCTACCAGTAATACTGATACTAATACTAGCTACCAGGAATACTGATACTAATACTAGCTACCACTCTCCTGGGGTGGTGAGACACGCTGTGAGTCCACTCTCCTGGGTTGGTGAGACACGCTGTGACTCCACTCTCCTGGGGTGGTGAGACACGCTGTGACTCCACTCTCCTGGGGTGGTGAGACACGCTGTGAGTCCACTCTCCTGGGGTGGTGAGACACGCTGTGACTCCACTCTTCTGGGGTGGTGAGACACGCTGTGACTCCACTCTTCTGGGGTGGTGAGACACGCTGTGACTCCACTCTTCTGGGGTGGTGAGACACGCTGTGAGTCCACTCTCCTGGGGTGGTGAGACACGCTGTGACTCCACTCTCCTGGGGTGGTGAGACACGCTGTGACTCCACTCTTCTGGGGTGGTGAGACACGCTGTGACTCCACTCTTCTGGGGTGGTGAGACGCTGTGACTCCACTCTCCTGGGGTGGTGAGACATGCTGTGACTCCACTCTTCTGGGGTGGTGCATGCTGTCTTCATAGGACTGCAGTTGACGTCTGACAGGTTTACAAGCATGATGGGAGTCTGACAGACGAGTCCTGTTAGTTTCTAATCCTTTCTCTCATAGCAAAGCGAAACCTGCAGAATCCTTATTTTAGCAAATGAGtgcaacagacaggcaggcagacagacatacagaaatgTAGACAGAGGCCACAGTGTGTTATCATCAAACAGGAGTATGGGGAagcttacagagagagagatagagagaaggagagagagcgatgaacagacagatagagggagagactggaagagacaagacatggaaggagagagaggtagagagagagatggagggagagagaggtagagagagagatggagagagatagagagacggagggagagagatggagagagagtcagagagggagacagagagagggatccaGACTCAGTATGTTGAAACGTGCGCCAGAGAGAAACAGTTCAGACCCACCGGATGGTTGTCATGGCAACCGTTCCCGGCTCTTGCCGGCTTTGTTGCTGTGAAGtctgggagggagacaagggGCATCATCACAGGAGCTGGTGGAAACCAACTTCTAGACTCTTCTACTGTTCTGTCTTCGCTTATTGCAGTTACtgtaaaatacattaaaatgtgtaCTAGAACAGTTGTAACTGAATTGCTAGAGCGTTCGTTAGTAAGTTTGTTTTCTACTTCTATGGTTTGACTCATTGTTGAGAAAAAGCACTCCTGTGCCAGAACAACTGTGTGTTGGGTCAGTGGCTCTGTTGATGGATGCTGTGTCAGGGAGCTTTCAGACAGCCTCTAGGACAGACAGCCTCCAGGACAGCCTCTAGGACAGACAGCCTCTAGGACAGACAGCCTCCAGGACAGACAGCCTCCAGGACAGACAGCCTCCAGGACAGACAGCCTCTAGGACAGACAGCCTCCAGGACAGCCTCTAGGACAGACAGCCTCCAGGACAGACAGCCTCCAGGACAGACAGCCTCCAGGACAGCCTCTAGGACAGACAGCCTCCAGGACAGACAGCCTCCAGGACAGACAGCCTCCAGGACAGACAGCCTCCAGGACAGCCTCTAGGACAGACAACCTCCAGGACAGCCTCTTGGAGACAGCCTATAGGACAGACTCTAGGACAGACAGCCTCCAGGACTGCCTGCAGGAGAGACAGCCTTTAGAGACATACATATAGAGACATATAGACATATAGAGACATACTGCCTGCAGAAGAGACAGCCTGCAGGACAGACAGCCTCTAGGACAAACAGCCTCCAGGACAGCCTCTAGGAGACAGCCTCTAGGACAGACTCTAGGACAGACAACCTCCAGGACAGACAGCCTGCAGGAGAGACAGCCTGCAGGAGAGACAGCCTGCAGGAGAGACAGCCTTTAGGACAGCCTCTAGGACAGACAGCCTCTAAGACAGACAGCCTCCAGGACAGCCTCTAGGACAGACAGCCTCTAGAACCGACAGCCTCCAGGACAGCCTCTAGGAGACAGCCTCTAGGACAGACTCTAAGACAGACAGCCTCCAGGACAGACAGCCTCCAGGAGAGACAGTCTTTAGGACAGCCTCTAGGACAGACAGCCTCTAAGACAGACAGCCTCCAGGAGAGACAGTCTTTAGGACAGACAGCCTCCAAGACAGACAGCCTCCAGGACAGACAGCCTCCAAGACAGACAGCCTCCAGGACAGACAGCCTCCAAGACAGACAGCCTCCAGGAGAGACAGTCTTTAGGACAGACAGCCTCCAAGACAGACAGCCTCCAGGACAGACAGCCTCTAAGACAGACAGCCTCCAGGAGAGACAGTCTTTAGGACAGACGGCCTCCAGGACAGCCTCAAGGAAAGACAGCCTCCAAGACAGACAGCCTCCAGGACAGCCTCTAGGACATACAGCCTTTAGGACAGACAGCCTCCTTTCAAAACGGAACAAAATGGAGGCGCGTGTCTCCATGGTGGAGTGGGACTCCGTGGGGTCCCCAGGCGAGGTGACATGTaactgtgtacgtgtgtctccTGAATAAAATATGGTGACCTAGATGGAAATCTGCCATTGGTCACTTAATTTGTCCTACATGCGTGATTGGCCCGCGTCCAAACACAACAGTGTACCATCCAAGGAGGCATGATTAAAGGTGGTCATGTATGTCATTGGACAACTGTTCCCATCGTctgctgacctcctcctccttcccctccctccctccccccttccctccctccctcgcccccctccctccccctccccctcccccccaggcccccctccccccctccccc containing:
- the camk2n1 gene encoding calcium/calmodulin-dependent protein kinase II inhibitor 2-like encodes the protein MSEVLPFNEEKMSHYGNEGDEGHLSFTCRLQDTNNFFSGSQNGKRPPKLGQIGRSKRVVIEDENVDDTQKDVPEKTPPEA